TGAAAGCAAGAAAAATGACCGGTAGTATAGAGTTGGAGTCCGCAACGAGATGGCGACGCGGTTGGCGAAACGTAATGGTAATATGGGCTGGAGGGTAGGAGTATCTGCCCCAGTAACCGGAAGGGAACTTTGCTTGTTCCCATGCTCGTCATTTGCTTCGTCTTCTGAGCGCCGAAAGTCTGCCATGGCACTCCGAAAGGATAGTTCGGTAAGGTGTGATCGAAAGCACGTTTCAGAAGGATTCGTAACAACCGCTTTCAACAAATTCAGCAATGTCCATCGCTGGAAAACACAGCATACTTACCACCAATCAgcaaaaagacaaagatgaGGAGCCACAAGATGATGCTCCTGTTGGTCTGGCTGGTGGGCTGCAGCAGGTGCACCCACTGCTGTTCTGTATCTGGCGGGCGTATCTGCTGGCCAAGGAGCGCCAGGACTGCGTCCCTCGTCCGCTCTGACAGTGAGCTGAGGGACATGGCggggagatgggaagggagCAGGGATAGtatagagaaagagatttgTAGGGGAAACGCTGGTTGTGCAAGAGGAAATACAGCAAGGTTTTAGTGCGAGTAGTCTTTGCCACATTACATAACACCGCTATCCCCGGCTACGTATACCCCGCCCTCAGCCGTCCCACTCATACACCGTACATTCACTCGCACAACTCAAGAGGTAGGCATTTCCCCTTGCTGCTCAGCTTACGCCCAGATGCCAGGTCCCCTCTACCGTGATCCCTGGGCTGCCCGAGAGGCGTGGCGAAAATCCCCCATTTTTAGCAACAAGGCCATGTTCCGGTGCGTGTCCTCTTTGTTCAACAGTCGGCGTCTTTCTAATGGTACTATAGAAACATGTTCCCCGGTCTCGGCACAGCGATCGTTGCTTTCACCGCCTACGTTATTTACGACGACTTTTTCGCTGCCAAGTCATCACACGGCCATCCCCACGGCAAGGAGCACCCAAAGACACTTGCGATGTAGAGTAGGAAATGAGATGTAACATTATCTGCATACACTGTGTTCTGTGCGTGCTGAGAGAGACTATGTGTGCTGGGCTGCAGGTGCTcgtgatgaagacgatgggATGGGATAATCCGGGACTCTGGCGGCCACGGTCGGGTGGCCATTGGGAATGCTTGCATTTGAGGAAAAGTACAGTGACAGATGGCTCGGCattatttcttttttacCGGCGCGCGCCGCCCGgattatttatttatatTTATCGGGGTGCGCCGCTCGTTgttatttatttattttatCGGGCTATTACGACGCTTGTCGGCGATGGCATGTTTATTTATAATTTTCGGGCTTATGCCGGCCGGCGTATTATCTATGTTTGTTTTCGTTTCGGGCATGTGGACTCTCTCACGCGAGGCTTGTCACATGCCAGTCTTTCTTCTGCGTCATTCAATTCATTTATCTACTTCTTGCTCTGCTcgttctctttcccatttcccccTCTCTAAATCCATATTCGTACAATGATCACTTCTGTAATtgctcctctccttctcgcaGCAGCTTCCTACGCCCAGCAGTCGACTCCCAGAGTACTCGTCTATACGGCAACTGCTCCTGATGGCTACCGTCATGATTCTATTCCAACTGCCATTGAAGTTATTGGTCAGAATGCCGACAAGTATGGTATCCAGTTTGTATTTTCCGAGTAAGCATCTTTGCTTTTTACTTTTGTGATCTCCGCAAGCTCATCACGCGAAAATGCAGGGATATGAAATTGTTCACCAATGAGACTCTGAGCGGTTTCGACGGTGTTATGTTTGTTTCCAACTCGGAACAAGGTGTGCGACTCCCATCCATATGTGAATTACACTAATTCACACTCTTCACATAACCAAGTGCTGGACGCATCTGGTGAGGCCGCTTTGCAAACATTCTTCCAGTCTGGCGGAGTGTACACCGGCGTGCACTCTGCATCCACTTGTCTTACCGACGATGCCAACTATGGACTGGCTCTGGGAGGTAAGTTCATGCCGTAAAGCCGCATATGCGATAGGGTAGTGCCTGACCCGCATACGCACAGCCTTTTTCGACTATCACCCTCCTTATCAGACTGCTGTAGGTGTTACTTatgtcttcctttctcttttcaacGAGTTCAAATCAGTGGTTAATAATATTGGGACCAGACATTTGAAAGGTTGAATACCACTCACCCCTCTGTGGCTAATGTCCCTGACCGATGGACTTTCGTAAGTCTTGCAGGTTACTGCTGATGGCGAACGTCTAATGATTTCCCCCCTTGTAGCAAGAGGAAGTCTACTACTTTTCGTCGAATCCTCGAGACAACGGCGCCGTCGTTGTCTTGACTGTTGACGAGACAAGCTACGTCAGTGAGTGCAATCGAATCCAACAACTCGCGGGGTGGGGGCATTAGAGTTGGACTGACCTCGGGTAATAGACAACGGCAGTAACACATTTGATTACTCTTCTATCCATGGCTCACCTCACCCAATCGCATGGTTCATCGAGTCGCCCCTTTCTGCTCAGCCTCTTATGCCGTCGGTTTCTAAAGCTGGTCGATCCTTTTACACTTCTTTGGGACACGATAACTCTAGTGCGTTCCCATAGATcacttgaagaagaaagagttaTTCGAACTGATATGTTCATCTTATTAGCATGGCATGATGCGACCTTTGTCGGCCACGTCATGGGAGGCTTGAAATGGGCTTTGGACGGTGCGTCAACCAAGGCTTATGGCGTCGGACTTGTCGGGAACGACACGCCTTCAACCACCAACAAGAGCACTACGGCTCCCACCTCATCTGCCAGTGGTGGACCAACTGCTGCTAAATCTGGCTCAGTTGCGGCCGCCTCTGAATCCAGCTCAAAATCCAGTGGCAGTGAACAGGTATTGCCGAGGGGCGTCTTGATAGGCGTGGCTGTAGGTATCCTTGGGACCGTTTTGGGGATGGGTTTGGCGTTTTAGAGGGGGTGGGGTTGGGGGCTAGATTGATGACATGTCGAATAGATGGTGCCAGGACGTGACAATGGACACAATCCTTGGTTCTGATATTTTGATACGACAACGGACAATAACTATAGTATTTTATGTTTCGATATTATAAAAGGGGGAATAACGGACACACAAATGTGGTTCTCAGGTTTTTATATGTATCATATCTTTGCAGCGCTCATAGGATCGGTGGATCTTGTTGCCAAAAGTGACAGCATTCCGTTATAATCAGCCAAGTCTGTGCCATAAATAACAGGAGATTGGGTGTATTTATACACAGCTCGCAGTTCTGAAACTCTGTCCTTAATTTGATTACTGGGAGATTTAGGGGAGATAAGATTTCGGCGAGGTTCGTAGAACATAGTTTGGGACGGGTTAGGTTATTTAAAGCGCCGAGTAAGCATAGGAAGATGGGCGTGGCTTCCGTTACATCAGATTGCAGAGATGCGTGCATGGTGCATACGTAGTGGGAATCTGTAAGATGAATCCTCGTATAGCTCATTATACCTACCTCACAACCCTTCCACCTGCCATCTGaccaccttctcccatAGCAGACCTTCTCCAGCACCCTCGGCCACCCGTCCTGGTACAAACTCATGCATCATGCATAGTGCTGCTTGTGCAAAAGACGCTTGAGCAAAGGGATTGAGTGTGCTGAATATTTTTTTGCCGCGTTTTGCGTGATTTAATCCAAGAAAGTGCGTCTCTCGTTGTCGGCAATGTCTTGAAAACGTCTTGtatcatctcatctcttccacttttcttcaaaaaaaggaggaaaaaaacaACTATC
Above is a genomic segment from Cryptococcus deuterogattii R265 chromosome 8, complete sequence containing:
- a CDS encoding glycosyl-hydrolase, which translates into the protein MITSVIAPLLLAAASYAQQSTPRVLVYTATAPDGYRHDSIPTAIEVIGQNADKYGIQFVFSEDMKLFTNETLSGFDGVMFVSNSEQVLDASGEAALQTFFQSGGVYTGVHSASTCLTDDANYGLALGAFFDYHPPYQTATFERLNTTHPSVANVPDRWTFQEEVYYFSSNPRDNGAVVVLTVDETSYVNNGSNTFDYSSIHGSPHPIAWFIESPLSAQPLMPSVSKAGRSFYTSLGHDNSTWHDATFVGHVMGGLKWALDGASTKAYGVGLVGNDTPSTTNKSTTAPTSSASGGPTAAKSGSVAAASESSSKSSGSEQVLPRGVLIGVAVGILGTVLGMGLAF